Below is a genomic region from Anabas testudineus chromosome 13, fAnaTes1.2, whole genome shotgun sequence.
CTCATCTCAAGGTCAAGGTCAAGAAGCTTTatgtcattccaaccacatatagctgacGCAGTACGTAGTAAAATGagacgtttctccagaaccatggtgctacatagGACAGTATTTTTCCAACATCTGTGCCATTCACGTGATATCTCTGGAACATTTTGAGGGAATTCTGTCAGGATACATATAAGGAATACAATAAAGATCTGGTTATCAGTTTTATCTGTGGttcttttctgtcacttttaGACACTAGCAGATTTTTGGAGGTGAAGAATCAGAAGGTGAAAAGTGACTCCTTTCCCTACAGCTTCACCGTCTGCCTCTCCAGCATGTATGATTTCACCAATGTGCTCCAGGTAACGTCTCATAAAATAGACtattgattattaatttttaaatattcaaatgtttatttattttcaaattaaatatctATATTGAATTTTAGCTGGTCCAGAGTTTTGAAATGCTGCAGTTTCTAGGCGTGGACAGAGTTGTAATATATCTTACTAGATGCAGCCGTGAGACACAGAACATACTGGACTACTACATTAAGAAAGGTGGAGTatgatgtttttcacattttagcTCTGTGATTGTATTTTTCCAACATTTAACCATTCATTTctcataaataaaaagcagttcAAACtacattgtaaaaaaaagagcaaaatgaCATTACAGTTTACAGTCCACATCTGAAATTATGGTAAAtctaattaatttgtgtttgctgtacaaTCTTGGAGGAAAACCTGTTGGAGTCTGCAAAACACTTCTAATCTGACTCGTTATTTTGCTTGAATCAGCTTGAATTTTTTTGCAAGGAAGTATGGGCAAAGATTTCAGTCTCTAGATGTgcaaagctggtggagacataccccaaaagacttgcagctgtaattgcagcaaAAACGGGGTTCCACAAAGTATTGACTGAGgggggctgaatacttttgcacgctgcacttttcagttttttatttgtaaaaaataaataaactcatgtataattctctttctacttcacaattgtatgccactttgtgttggtctttcacataacattccaataaaatatatttatgtttgtggtcataatgtgagaaaatgtggaaaagctcaaggggtatgaatacttttacaagccactgtataaaccaaataaataaatgtttaaatcaatacaataaaatatccTTATTCATGGGCAAATGTGAGTAATGTCAGCTGTGGCTTTGTACACAAGAAACTAGAGTCTAGGTGGATGTGTTGTAACTAGCAAGCTAAGTTCTGACTGtggccaaaacaaaacatggtaAAACATATACTATAAACTATAATTCAACCATTTGAATCACTAAGTAAATATGAATCGCAGTTAAACTACTAGCATGGTACAGTAACATGTAGTTAAACTAGTTTAATTACTTGTAGTTCACTACTCCCCAACActaataaaaacactttctgcAGATTAGAATTGctgaatgtaaatacatttacagtctAATACTGAAACATTCTGACCATTAATAGCATGAAGAATGCTTCATTATGTGGCCATCTTAGCTCATTATGTTAGTTTtgacataaatgtttaaaatataaatcacatTCCTGCTAATGTCTCCAATGTCTCCTTCTCAGGTTTAGTAGAAGTGATTCCTTGGTCTTGGTCCAAATATCTGAAAGTATCCCAAGGCTTTATGCCTTTTAAAGACCCTGGTGACCTGCACTACTATGGCCAGATTCCTGCCCTCAATGACTGTGTCTACAGATACATGTACCAGTCCAGATACGTGGCCCTCCATGACATCGATGAGCTCATACTGCCCCAGTCAGTCAGTAGGTAGGTCTTTAGGCTGAGTAGACTATAATTATGTAACAtgagtttttattgtgtattttttttttcttttctctctgtttgcatgtgttttgatttgcagTGTGTTCAGTTCTTGGTGCCACAATAAGTTGCAATATTTTACAAATGCAGCACTGTTTTTCAACTTTTTATAGTATGTTGTGTTGTAATATaaagcatttattcattttaatatgtaGATCTGTggtgtttaactttttttttcctgtaatcATTCAAGTTGGTTAGAGCTGCTTCCAATACTGGAGAAGAAATACGGAGTTGACAAGGGCTACATGTTTGAGAATAACGTCTTTCCAATCACAAAACATCCTCCCAGCCCACAAACTCTGCCCTCACAGACACCCAGCTGGCAGAATGTGACTGGGGTGAACATCCTGGCTCACCTGTACAGTGAACCCATCATCGCAGAGACTCATTACAGCAACTTCAAGATCATTGTTAACCCCCGAGCTGTCTTCACTCCAAGTGTCCATGGACTGTTGAAATCACAGCACGGCTGTTCATGGGTTGACAGGAATATAGCGCGGATGTACCACACAAGGTAGGATGATAGTTATGTAGTTCCCAGTTAAATCCTTTGACTGCATTACATGGTTTTTTGTGTAGAGACCATTGTTGGTTCAAGCATCAACAAGGAGAACaatcaattaaacaaattagCTTTCTCTGCTTTCTGCCTGAACAGATCTGCCAGACAAACCAACCTGACTCCAGATAAGCTGATTTTTGATGGCAGACTGCTGAGCTACAGTGAACGCCTCATACCAGCTGTTAACACTGTGCTCAGAGAGTGTGGACTTGTACACAAACATAGCACAGActagctgctgtgtgtgtgctgtcttgGATCTTCTCAGCACAATCATTTCTAgacaacacactgaaaagaCTGGAAAACTGTGTTTAAGTCACTGGAGCAATTTTCAATGAAGCCCATCGCTGCAGAGAAAGAAGCAAGGACCACAGGCGATCGCCCAGTGGGAGCAGGTGAAGATAATGGGACATGGAAAATGCATTTGCACTAAAGCTGGTGTCACTTTAAATATGATAAGGAAGGCTGGCATAACACACGTGGTGGGGGAGGCAGCAGCCAAAACCAACCCATTTGCACATAGTACTGTTTGGCGACATCTAGTGGCTGGAGTGAACATTACACAGCCACCCAGCAAAACTCCTGCTTCACTTTGCTCTTACAGCAAACATCCATATAGCACAACTAACTAAGGTTAACAAAACAGTCTCTGAACAACCAAACAGCATTTCAGCAGAAACACCTCATACCTTCTGTCAGCACTGCAGTGGAGGGTTGATTTGGGCTTTTTTGCAGCCACAGGACCCAGACACCTTGCAGTGATTGAGTAGACCATAAACTCTGCTCTATACCAGAGTATTCTAGAGAAATGTGAGGTCATCTGTCCGACAGCTAAAGCTTGGTGGAAAGTGAAAGGCCAAAATTCCTCCACAATGATGTGAGAGCAGATTCAGctcctgaggtgttactccttCTGTGCTGTGCCAACatcaggacctgaatcagctgtgtacctacatcttaaggacaaagacaaacactctTTCAAGGACAATGATATtagacaatgaaaacaaatgttttgagAGCAGTGTTAGTGAAGCCTTACATGTGCAAATCAACCACCCCTCACTCAGCATAGGGGAAGGCCTTAGACacagtcttttatttattgtgctgCCCTATCTTCCATCTTAGAAAGATGAGGGCccattcacacctgcaccatgTTGgacacacctgcaccaggttggacacaccaaCTTTAGGGGATAAGAGAGATTttcagaggtgtgactattacatccttcacaacctccccttccattgtttcacctaacgagcctattcagcccaaagctacttggatgaataGTGAAACGTTTCCACCTAAGAAAAATTTCCTATCACATTGTTTCCTGGTTGCAGCAACAAACAACTGTTATTTGATGCTGATTCAGATTTAAATTTTGATTTgagtataaatatatttgacaatatacatttatttttctacaccATTTTCTAAGTAAGTACCTTATGCTGAAgccaaagacacaaacaaagtaaattactggtttaatttatttgtctgtttatctAGCAGCCAAACTGCTCCTTTTTTCTccaaaaatgaataaaggttCGTTATTTCTGCACTAATATTTTCCTTCATATTCATGAATAcacactgttgtttattttgacCGAAGGGCACATTAtaccatactgctgctcaaaTAATGTCCTGTAAAGGACTGCAAaccaccctccaccccccacctacacacatttgatttacatttagtcatttagcagaggcttttatccaaagacttacaagtcagtacaaaggtaggcagggcagcgtgaggaggtcttgcctttgatgagtagtgaaagtCCCCGAAGGGATTAGTAAGGTAtcaattaattataattatttagttttctgtctgtttcaaaTTGAAACACTCTGAGTATGATCAGTTTGATAATGACTAAGGTCATTGACCAGGAGAATACAGTGAAACTCTCTTCCAGCGGTGGGAAGGCATCAGAGGTACCATCATGGATGTCCGCTACatcctcctctcatcctcctcctccacagagtTCAGCCCAATTTGATAAACATTCAAATTTAAACAGCTCGACTCCTGCGTCTAActgaaatattttcaatatCAATGTCTTTCCGGTTTCAACTTTCAAGTAATCTTTCTAATGGCAAGTTTGCAAATAAAGGTGAACATCTACAAAGGTAATATTTATTGAAGGCTCTATTACAGTTACGCctgttaacattaacataaatgcCTTTATATTCAGTAATCCTCACAGGTATttcaatgtatttattcataattCACATGCACACTTGCTACCCTACAGAAATGCTCTTCCTCGTTCATATTCTAACCATTATTCAACcgtatttaaaatattattttgaaaaattaCCTCAGTGATCACTGTAAATGCTGTTAGGTAATTTTCTGTCAATCGActcataaattaatttaatcagcCATAAATGTACATCATGCTCTGTTGTACATTTATAATATTACGGACAGTTTAATCTAATCTGATCTTTAATATTATAACTGTAATGTAATTCTTGAATTGTAAACTAACTAAGGTGACGTATCCCGTGCTGGAATGTGGAGAAATATTCACATAAGGTAGAAGTACATCAATGTATACATAATTACACAGAACATAGTACATAGTACTActattgtttatttacataacgtgtctttctgtgttactgctgctgtaaaaacaaacaaattaataaatgcatACATACGTCACAAGAAaactaaagcaaacacaaaaactacaaatcCCAGCAGGACCCTCGGCATCACGTCACCGGAAGTTAAACAGTTTGATATAAAAGCATTTCCGCGTCCTCTAACGGTCCTTTCCTGTCTACGGCCTATTGGAAGATGGCGGTGCAAATCTCCAAGAAGAGGAAGGTTAGAGCTGTTTTATCTGAGTTTTACTGTCATAACAGCAGGTTTATGTAAAAATGAGGTCATGGCGTTTAGGATACAGGTGAATCGACTTCACTCCGGTGTTAATGGCGGTTGTCCACCTCTGGTTTGAAGAGGATTAATCCAGATGCTGCCGGCGCCGCGTCCTCCTCATTTGGCCAGCTAACATGGCTCTGTGCACCGCGGCCGGGCTGAGTTATAACCGGGATCCTCAGATATGAGCTCCATTTAGAAATTACCCCGTGTAATATTACAGATCGTTTTATCAGACATAAACTCTTGTTAAGTGTCTCTGCTCACCTCCTCTTAAACGTGTATAAACCCTTAATGCGGTTTAGCTGGTGTGCTAGCTTCGTAGTCAAATGAACGTAGCCAGAGAGAAGGCTAGCTAACAGAGTAAACCGGCACATAGTTTGTTTGTTAACGTGCTTAATATGTTGTTAGTAACGTGTAAATAAGTGTATAAAAGAGTGTGTTGTGAATGACTCACAGTAgcattgtattttgttttaaagaagCGTGGGCCGCTAAGAGtctattaaatgtgttaatatggTGAACCTGGACAGTAGGGCATAGGCACCTGGAAGTTTACACTAATTATTTAGGAGTTGTTTTCCTCATACTTAGATACCACAAGTCAATAacatcattaattaattttgtttttaatatggtGACTGTTTTTCATTCTCTCTATCTGGTCTGTAACATTTGTCACCTGTCCTAAATCCACCTTCTAATTTTAACTCTTCAAGTCACCACTAACTGAATCAATCTACAAAACCTGAGCTATAGAAATGCATGTTTTTCCTTCAATGAGGTGTCCTAACCTGACTCTGTTCTGTCTTTAGTTTGTCTCAGACGGTATCTTCAAGGCCGAGCTGAACGAGTTCCTGACTCGCGAGCTTGCCGAGGATGGCTACTCCGGTGTGGAGGTGCGTGTGACTCCAACCAGGACTGAGATCATCATCCTGGCCACAAGGTGAGTGTCCAGTcttgatttagtttatttctaaCTAGTAGGTGCCTGAGGCTAAATAGACGAGATGTTTATGCTGGAATGGGTagtaataaatcatttaatttaaactgtgaTGGATTTTTGTTGGGTGTTTATTTTAGAAGATGACAATCACTGATCTCATACTTTATGGTGTTGAACAGAACAAATGCAAACTACTGTTAAGTGTCATGAGACTCAAATGCAATGTTatgttatatttgttatatgttatataaCCAGTTTGACTGGTTGTTTGAATGACTAGAAAGGTGTTAGCGAGTGGGTCTTTACCTTTTTTTGATAGTGGAACTGTGCGTTAGGACAAATCTTAACCATGAGCTCAACAACTCTTCATTAGATGGCATTGATGTATATGTAACCCcaaatgtctttgtctctaGGACCCAGAATGTTCTGGGAGAGAAGGGTCGTCGTATCAGAGAGCTGACCGCTGTGGTCCAGAAGAGATTTGGCTTCCCCGAGGGCAGTGTGGAGGTAAGAAAAACAGGATGAGTTGGATCATGGGAGAGTGCTTattcaaacatatttataaatgaGTAAAGTATAGGAACAGCAATGTTTTATCGGTTTGATTACTGAACCGTGATGCAGATAATCAAGACCAAGCATTAATATTGCTATGTTCAATTTAACTAAGCAACTTTAATAAATTTTAACAAGCTTacaataaatttaaattatagTTTTGCTCATTTCACCGGTACTGTGTACAAAAATGTGCACAATGCACTTTATTGCAGTATATCTGGATTGTCCTCCCTTCGGTGATGATACGATGACGAGACAGAACAGGACTCAAACTTGTTCTGCAGGTGCTGGTTCGGGTTCACGTTCTGTGGTCCCGTACCAGTTCCTCAGATCAGGGAGCTCTTTCTACATGAAGACACAGAGGCATTTGTCTGAGAAGGGTCAAAGGATCagaatttgcaaaaaaaaaaattccaaagTAGAAGGGAAATTTTGTGGTCACGGTCTAAAAGCAGGATGCATGTGCAGTGTAGATGAGAGCTAATCCACATATCTGCTGTTAATTCATTTAATGAAGGCTGAAACTCATCAGCTCGTCCTTTGACTGACCCCCGTCTTTTCTGTGTTAGCTGTATGCTGAGAAAGTTGCCACCCGTGGTCTGTGTGCCATCGCCCAGGCAGAGTCTCTGCGCTACAAGCTGCTGGGAGGCCTGGCTGTACGTAGGTAAGCAGTGCTGTATTAAGTCGGATTTACAGTTACtgacattatttattaacattgcGATCCACCATCTCTCATGTGTGCAGCTTTTTATCTGAAACGCTGATCTTTTCTTAACCTACATTTAGAAGCTTTGGCTTGAGGTCTGTCAGCATCTCCACTTTAGAGAAATGTTGtcaaatttatatatattttttttttcttttaatgggACTGTTAGACATGCTAAGATCTTGTCTTGTCTGATCTGTCAAAAAATACAGTGGAAGTGAGACATGTAGATCACAAGGACGGGTCGGCTTGGGCTAGTCCTGTTTTCTCAAAGATTTTAATGCTGGTGGAGTCTGACTCCAAAGATAAAACTGTATAGACATCAAGATCGTATCTGCAGCTTCAGCTTCACTGttactgtatctgtgtatgACTGCATCTGTCCAGTGTGTGAATGTCACAGTGGTATCTTTAGTTAAATATTGATGGTACATTCATTTAGAGCTCATCAAATATTTGACAAACTAACCTTCAGTGATGATACGATGACGAGTCGGAACAGGACTTGGTCTGGCTCTGGTGGTTTCTGGTTCAGATTCACGTTCTGTGGTTCTGCTCCGGTCCTTCAGAGCAGCAGGTCCTTTTCAGTTGAAGACATCGAGGCATTTGTCTGAGAAGGGTTGAAGCAGCACTATTAAGAAGTAACACAGCGAGAAGTTATTGTTAAGAGACCGACTTGGTTTGTGACATGTGACTGTGCTAGGCGGTTCTGTTTACTCAATCTTATACTGTTCTTACCCTCTCTTTTAGGGCCTGCTATGGTGTTCTGAGGTTCATCATGGAAAGCGGAGCCAAGGGCTGTGAAGTTGTTGTGTCCGGCAAGCTGAGAGGTCAAAGGGCCAAATCCATGAAGTTTGTGGACGGCCTGATGATCCACAGTGGAGACCCCGTCAACTACTACGTCGACACAGCAGTCCGCCACGTCCTGCTAAGGCAGGGTGAGTACGGCAGGACcagcaacacagcagcaacGTTACTAATGACTTTGTTGGTGCTAATACCTGTTCATTGATCATCCTCAGGGGTGCTCGGCATCAAGGTGAAGATCATGCTGCCCTGGGACCCCAGCGGTAAGATTGGCCCTAAGAAGCCCCTGCCCGACCATGTTAGCATCGTGGAGCCAAAGGAGGAGACCCTGCCCACCACACCCATGTCTGAGCAGAAGGGAGCCAAGCCCGAGGTGCCCGTCATGCCCCAGGGAGCACCCTTGCCCACCGCATAAGAGGGTAAGAGCAGAGCCTATCAATTATCCTGGATTGACACAGATACCACGTCAGGCCACTTGCACAAACCGATTAAGTATAATGTCACAAATGtacaaagctgcaataaaataattacaataactttaaatatataaataaaaagctaaatctgTTACctagtttctgttttttggtTGAAACGTTGAAAAAGCAGGAATGGTAGTTCTGTTAGATTACTGGACACCACAGAATCAGAATTTAATTTAGGTCTAAGAAGATGAATATGTGACAGTTCTTTGTGCTGGTTCTGGAAGCAAATTAGTGTCCAGTTAATTAGAATTTCAATATGCAGTAACAGGGCAGCAGCAGTCGTCAACAAAGACGCATGACAGCATCAGTTTTTGTCCCTTCGGTGATGATACGATGACGAGTCGGAACAGGGCTCAGTCTGGTTCTGGTGGTTTCTGGTTCAGATCCACGTTCTGTGGTTCTGCTTCGGTTCCTCAGAACAGGGGGTCCATTACGATTGAAGACATTGAGGCATTTGTCTGAGAAGGGTTGAAGTAGCACAGACACTCGTTTAGTCTCTGGTTGTAATGACTTGGTTTTGTTACCAAAGCTGCATTAATCTTTGAATGAggtttttaattattctgtttCTTGCAGGTTTTCAGTCGTCCACCAGATGGAAGCAGGaccctgtgttttttgtgtacaaaaacaataaaatctggAAAATACATTCACTGTGCTGTGGTCACTACTTCTAAGGAAAAGGTGATATTACAGTTTAAACTAAGCAGGAACTcatctttaaattatttaaaacgACATACACAGAAGTTATAATTTAACTAAATTAACCAACACGTTTACTTCTGTGTTGTGAATATATGTGAAGTATTTTTCTCAGGGATTTCTTTTCTCACTACATTTAAAGTCGAGTCAACTACTGTACCTGTGCAGTTTTTTAGATTCACCATGCTAAAGTTA
It encodes:
- the LOC113168266 gene encoding uncharacterized protein LOC113168266 isoform X2 → MAHNKRAPHPKRFTRLLCVCLLIVLVVILTFWSYSFFPSILNQRVSSQHIVPAPKAFQEDELSFVAVNGTKTLLVSAYQEHRTGTKEVCVIAVVLRTEAVAYRCLLQCQNQLHNSEGVSNIHSDHFDFPYGTADIMCPVPSGCKSPSRISVISAAAKSEDTSRFLEVKNQKVKSDSFPYSFTVCLSSMYDFTNVLQLVQSFEMLQFLGVDRVVIYLTRCSRETQNILDYYIKKGLVEVIPWSWSKYLKVSQGFMPFKDPGDLHYYGQIPALNDCVYRYMYQSRYVALHDIDELILPQSVSSWLELLPILEKKYGVDKGYMFENNVFPITKHPPSPQTLPSQTPSWQNVTGVNILAHLYSEPIIAETHYSNFKIIVNPRAVFTPSVHGLLKSQHGCSWVDRNIARMYHTRSARQTNLTPDKLIFDGRLLSYSERLIPAVNTVLRECGLVHKHSTD
- the LOC113168266 gene encoding uncharacterized protein LOC113168266 isoform X1, which translates into the protein MAHNKRAPHPKRFTRLLCVCLLIVLVVILTFWSYSFFPSILNQRVSSQHIVPAPKVSTTAFQEDELSFVAVNGTKTLLVSAYQEHRTGTKEVCVIAVVLRTEAVAYRCLLQCQNQLHNSEGVSNIHSDHFDFPYGTADIMCPVPSGCKSPSRISVISAAAKSEDTSRFLEVKNQKVKSDSFPYSFTVCLSSMYDFTNVLQLVQSFEMLQFLGVDRVVIYLTRCSRETQNILDYYIKKGLVEVIPWSWSKYLKVSQGFMPFKDPGDLHYYGQIPALNDCVYRYMYQSRYVALHDIDELILPQSVSSWLELLPILEKKYGVDKGYMFENNVFPITKHPPSPQTLPSQTPSWQNVTGVNILAHLYSEPIIAETHYSNFKIIVNPRAVFTPSVHGLLKSQHGCSWVDRNIARMYHTRSARQTNLTPDKLIFDGRLLSYSERLIPAVNTVLRECGLVHKHSTD
- the rps3 gene encoding 40S ribosomal protein S3, with the protein product MAVQISKKRKFVSDGIFKAELNEFLTRELAEDGYSGVEVRVTPTRTEIIILATRTQNVLGEKGRRIRELTAVVQKRFGFPEGSVELYAEKVATRGLCAIAQAESLRYKLLGGLAVRRACYGVLRFIMESGAKGCEVVVSGKLRGQRAKSMKFVDGLMIHSGDPVNYYVDTAVRHVLLRQGVLGIKVKIMLPWDPSGKIGPKKPLPDHVSIVEPKEETLPTTPMSEQKGAKPEVPVMPQGAPLPTA